The following coding sequences are from one Arthrobacter sp. PvP023 window:
- a CDS encoding response regulator transcription factor, with product MMAAPQSRPAYPRTGQSVYILDDEEVVRRGLRRLLETHGFTIVGETGSVCEAVRRIPALRPDLVILDDDLPDGSGAEVCRAVAATDPSIRCVLMTGEIDEKRAD from the coding sequence ATGATGGCAGCCCCGCAAAGTAGGCCGGCGTACCCCCGGACCGGCCAGAGCGTCTACATCCTGGACGACGAAGAGGTCGTGCGGAGGGGCCTGCGGCGGCTACTGGAGACCCACGGGTTCACCATCGTCGGGGAGACAGGGTCAGTCTGTGAAGCCGTCCGGCGGATCCCTGCGCTGCGCCCCGACCTGGTCATCCTGGACGACGACCTTCCGGATGGTTCCGGTGCCGAGGTGTGCCGGGCCGTCGCAGCAACCGACCCCTCGATCCGGTGCGTGCTGATGACCGGGGAAATCGACGAAAAACGTGCTGATTGA
- a CDS encoding LuxR C-terminal-related transcriptional regulator: protein MAVGLGKGMTNRQISQEMSLAEKTIKNLVSSALTKLGLARRTQAAVLVTRTLKQSENPSYGNYRFSRFPDLIAEVTAALLNCTSEAGTVPLTAGLRAGGAVRLADALAAIQTPVMAVRPLPNRR from the coding sequence GTGGCTGTCGGCCTGGGGAAAGGGATGACCAACCGGCAGATCAGCCAGGAGATGTCTTTGGCGGAAAAGACCATAAAGAACCTCGTGTCCTCCGCGCTGACGAAACTCGGCTTGGCGCGCAGGACGCAGGCCGCCGTGCTGGTCACCAGGACGCTGAAGCAATCGGAAAACCCCTCCTACGGAAACTACCGGTTTAGCCGGTTCCCGGACTTGATCGCCGAGGTCACCGCAGCGCTGTTGAACTGCACCAGCGAGGCAGGCACCGTGCCGCTCACGGCCGGTCTGCGGGCGGGTGGTGCCGTGCGTCTGGCCGACGCACTTGCCGCGATCCAGACCCCGGTAATGGCCGTACGCCCGCTGCCAAACCGGCGTTAA